GACGCGGCCAGATCACGGTCCGCGCGCGCGCCAATGTGGAGTCGCTGCCCAACGGCAAGCAGAGCATCATCGTCTCGGAGATTCCCTATCAGGTCAACAAGTCCAACCTCCTGGAGAAGACCGCGGATTTGGTGCGCGACAAGAAGCTCGATGGCATCTCCGATTTGCGCGACGAGTCCGACCGTGACGGCATGCGCATTGTCATCGAGCTCAAACGCGACGCCATCCCCGAAATCGTGCTGAACAATCTGTTCAAGCATACCCAGATGCAGATCACCTTTGGGATCATCAATCTGGCGCTGGTCGACGGTATTCCGCGCACGTTGGCGATGCGCGAGATGCTCTCGGAGTTTTTGCGGCACCGTCACGACATCATCCGCCGCCGCACCGAATTCGACCTCAAGAAGGCCGAGGAACGCGCCCACATCCTCGAAGGGCTCAAAGTCGCGCTCGATCACATCGACGCGATCATCAAGTTGATCCGTGCGTCGGCCACACCGGCCGAAGCCAAGACCGGATTGATGGAGCAATTCGGCCTCTCCGACGTGCAGGCGGCGGCGATCCTCGACATGCGCCTGCAGCGCCTGACCGGGCTGGAGCGTCAGAAGATCGAAAGCGAATACGAATCGCTGATCAAGGCGATCGAAGAGTTCCGCAGCATCCTGGCATCAAAGGACCTGCGCATGGGCATCATCCGCGATGAATTGCTTGAGATGAAAGACAAGTATGGCGATGCGCGCCGTACCGAAATCATCGATGCCGAGGACGATTTTTCCGTCGAGGACCTCATCGCCGAAGAAGACGTGGTCCTCACCATCTCGCATGAGGGCTACATCAAGCGGCTGACGGTTTCCGCGTATCGCCGGCAGGGGCGCGGCGGACGTGGCGTCCGCGGCATGGGAACCAAGGACGAGGACTTTGTCGAGCACCTCTTTATCGCTTCGACGCATGATTACATCCTGTTTTTCACCACGGCCGGACGCTGCTATTGGCTGAAAGTGCACACGGTGCCGCAGGGCGGCAAACTCGCCAAGGGGAAAAACATCGCCAACCTGCTGCAATTGGGACCGGAGGAGAAGATCACCGCCTTTGCGCCGATCAAACAATTCGACGATGAGCATTTCATCGTCATGGCGACCCGCAAGGGGACCATCAAGAAAACCACCCTCTCAGCGTTTGCCAATCCACGTCGCGGCGGCATCAATGCCATGGACCTGCCCGAGGGCGATGAGTTAATCGAGGCGGGGATCACCGACGGCACCAACGAGATCATTCTGGCGACCAGCGATGGCCAGGCAGTGCGTTTCCACGAAACCGATGTCCGTTCCATGGGACGCACGGCCTACGGCGTCCGCGGCGTTTCTCTCGGCAAAGACGACGCCGTCATCGGCATGGTCGTGGTCAAGCGCGCCTCCACCCTGATCTCGGTGACCGAGAACGGCTATGGCAAACGCTCCGACATCGCCGACTATCGACTGACCAAGCGCGGCGGCAAGGGCGTCATCAACATCAAGACGACCGACCGCAACGGCAAGGTCATCTCGATCAAGGAAGTCATCGATCAGGACGAGTTGATGATCATCTCGCAGCGCGGCATCATCATCCGCATGGGTGTCGAAAAGCTGCGCGTCATGGGACGCGCCACACAAGGCGTGCGCCTGATCAATCTGGACGAAGGCGACAAGGTCATCGATGTCGCGCGCGTGGTCACCGAAGAAGAAGGCGAGAATGGGGAGAATGGCAACGGGGCACAGCAGGAGTGAGTTAAATCGGATCAACTATGGAACCCATTCTGACCGCTCTTTACATTCTGATTGGTATCTTGGCAGGCACAGCAATCAATATTGCCGTCGAATGGAGGAAGGCCAAACAACATGACGCGCGTTTGATTAGAGGTTGCATTAGAGAGTTGAAACTGAATATCGATCGCGTGGAGCTCAATCTCGCATGGCTTGATGATTACAGGAAGGCGGTTGCGACTGATTCGCCCAGCCTGTTCCTGAAGTGGTTTTCTTTGACAACGATGCTTTCGACGGTCACCAACCAGCTATTAAACTCCGGAGTTCTCTATGACCGGTTGACATTTGAAGAGATGCACAAACTTCAAGGGTTTTTCTCCGCTCATTCTCAGGCTGCCGAACAGCGAATCAACGATCAGGCTGCAAAACAGCGTGACAACTTCAACAAGTCACTCGCGGGTCAAGAGATTGCGTTCTGGGAAACTCGCTGGAGAGAACAGCGCGATA
This genomic window from Candidatus Zixiibacteriota bacterium contains:
- the gyrA gene encoding DNA gyrase subunit A; the protein is MALERERVIPVYLEEEMRSSYLDYSMSVITQRALPNVADGLKPSNRRILVAMNDLNLAPGAGHRKCAKICGDTSGNYHPHGEQVIYPTLVRMAQDFNMRYMLIDGQGNFGSVDGDSAAAMRYTEARMSAIAVEMLADMEKETVARVPNYDNTLEEPTVLPSRFPNLLCNGSSGIAVGMATNIPPHNLGEIVDALTALIADPDVADDKLLRYVKGPDFPTGGMIVGRAGIGQAYRTGRGQITVRARANVESLPNGKQSIIVSEIPYQVNKSNLLEKTADLVRDKKLDGISDLRDESDRDGMRIVIELKRDAIPEIVLNNLFKHTQMQITFGIINLALVDGIPRTLAMREMLSEFLRHRHDIIRRRTEFDLKKAEERAHILEGLKVALDHIDAIIKLIRASATPAEAKTGLMEQFGLSDVQAAAILDMRLQRLTGLERQKIESEYESLIKAIEEFRSILASKDLRMGIIRDELLEMKDKYGDARRTEIIDAEDDFSVEDLIAEEDVVLTISHEGYIKRLTVSAYRRQGRGGRGVRGMGTKDEDFVEHLFIASTHDYILFFTTAGRCYWLKVHTVPQGGKLAKGKNIANLLQLGPEEKITAFAPIKQFDDEHFIVMATRKGTIKKTTLSAFANPRRGGINAMDLPEGDELIEAGITDGTNEIILATSDGQAVRFHETDVRSMGRTAYGVRGVSLGKDDAVIGMVVVKRASTLISVTENGYGKRSDIADYRLTKRGGKGVINIKTTDRNGKVISIKEVIDQDELMIISQRGIIIRMGVEKLRVMGRATQGVRLINLDEGDKVIDVARVVTEEEGENGENGNGAQQE